One part of the Psychrilyobacter piezotolerans genome encodes these proteins:
- the dnaK gene encoding molecular chaperone DnaK — translation MGKIIGIDLGTTNSCVSVMEGGSFTIITNAEGVRTTPSVVNVKDSGEIVVGEIAKRQAVTNPDSTVASIKTHMGEAHKVKMHGKDYSPQEISAMILKKLKKDAEAYLGEPVTEAVITVPAYFQDDQRQATKDAGVIAGLEVKRIINEPTAAALAYGLDKKEEEKVLVFDLGGGTFDVSILEIGDGVVEVLSTSGNNHLGGDNFDNKVIQWLVTEFKKETGIDLSLDKMAEQRLKDAAEKAKKELSTMMETPISLPFITMDATGPKHLEMKLTRAKFNELTADLVEATKGPTRTAMDDAKLKPADIDEILLVGGSTRIPAVQEWVEAFFGKSPNKGINPDEVVAAGAAIQGGVLMGDVKDVLLLDVTPLSLGIETLGGVFTKMIEKNTTIPVKKSQVYSTAVDNQPAVSINVFQGERTKATDNHKLGDFNLEGIPAAPRGVPQIEVTFDIDANGIVHVAAKDLGTGKENKVTITGSTNLTEEEIERMKKDAEAHEADDKKFKDLVEARNKADMIISSTEKSIEEHGDKVTEEEKTAIKEAVEGLKAVKDGEDKEAIDAAMKTLEEKAHKLAEEIYKEAQAKAQGGDGGAQGGTENKADDDVAEAEVVD, via the coding sequence ATGGGAAAAATAATCGGAATTGACTTAGGAACAACTAACTCATGTGTATCAGTAATGGAAGGTGGAAGTTTTACAATAATAACAAATGCAGAGGGAGTAAGAACTACACCTTCAGTTGTAAATGTGAAAGACAGCGGTGAGATCGTAGTAGGAGAGATAGCTAAAAGACAAGCTGTTACTAACCCGGACTCTACAGTAGCATCTATAAAAACTCATATGGGAGAAGCTCATAAGGTAAAGATGCATGGAAAGGACTACAGCCCGCAGGAAATATCAGCAATGATCTTAAAAAAATTAAAAAAAGATGCTGAAGCATATTTAGGAGAACCTGTAACAGAAGCAGTAATCACTGTACCGGCATATTTCCAAGATGACCAAAGACAAGCTACTAAGGATGCAGGAGTAATTGCAGGATTAGAAGTAAAAAGAATAATAAATGAACCTACAGCGGCAGCATTAGCTTATGGATTAGATAAGAAAGAAGAGGAAAAAGTATTGGTATTTGACCTGGGAGGAGGTACATTTGACGTATCTATCCTAGAGATCGGAGACGGTGTAGTAGAAGTATTATCAACTAGCGGAAACAACCATTTAGGCGGAGACAACTTCGACAACAAGGTAATCCAGTGGTTAGTAACTGAATTTAAAAAAGAAACGGGAATCGATCTATCTTTAGATAAGATGGCTGAGCAAAGACTAAAAGATGCTGCAGAAAAAGCTAAGAAAGAATTATCTACAATGATGGAAACTCCTATCTCGTTACCATTTATCACAATGGACGCTACAGGACCAAAGCATTTAGAAATGAAACTTACTCGTGCTAAATTCAATGAATTAACAGCTGATTTAGTAGAAGCTACAAAAGGGCCTACAAGAACAGCTATGGACGATGCAAAATTAAAGCCGGCAGATATAGATGAGATCTTATTAGTTGGTGGATCTACAAGAATACCGGCTGTGCAAGAATGGGTAGAAGCATTTTTCGGAAAATCTCCTAATAAGGGAATCAACCCGGATGAAGTAGTAGCAGCAGGAGCAGCAATTCAAGGTGGAGTATTAATGGGAGACGTTAAAGACGTATTATTATTAGACGTAACTCCATTATCATTAGGAATCGAAACTTTAGGTGGAGTATTCACAAAGATGATTGAAAAGAATACTACAATTCCTGTAAAGAAATCTCAAGTTTACTCTACAGCTGTAGATAACCAGCCGGCAGTGTCTATAAATGTATTCCAAGGGGAAAGAACAAAGGCTACAGACAACCATAAATTAGGAGACTTCAACTTAGAAGGAATCCCTGCAGCACCAAGAGGAGTTCCTCAAATCGAAGTAACATTTGATATCGATGCAAATGGTATCGTACACGTAGCTGCAAAAGATTTAGGAACTGGAAAAGAGAACAAGGTAACTATCACAGGATCAACTAACCTTACAGAGGAAGAGATCGAAAGAATGAAAAAAGATGCTGAAGCTCATGAAGCTGACGACAAGAAATTCAAAGATTTAGTAGAAGCTAGAAATAAAGCTGATATGATTATCTCATCTACTGAAAAATCTATAGAAGAGCATGGAGATAAAGTAACTGAAGAAGAAAAAACTGCTATTAAAGAAGCGGTAGAAGGATTAAAAGCTGTTAAAGACGG
- the grpE gene encoding nucleotide exchange factor GrpE: protein MSKKKKVEEEKVEEVAAEEKIEEVQEEITEDEETLEDKMAKIEADLEDWKSAYARKNAEFQNFTKRKQNELEEFRKYASEKVILKVLEAVDNLERGVAASVETKDFDALVKGVEMTLTQMHGIMNAEGVEPIEAVGKEYDPHVHQAVMTENCETMDNDHITMELQKGYKMKGKVIRPSMVKVCKK from the coding sequence ATGAGTAAGAAAAAAAAGGTTGAAGAAGAAAAAGTAGAAGAAGTGGCAGCAGAAGAAAAAATAGAAGAGGTTCAGGAGGAAATAACAGAGGATGAGGAAACATTAGAAGATAAAATGGCTAAGATAGAAGCTGATCTTGAAGATTGGAAGAGTGCATATGCTAGAAAAAATGCAGAATTTCAAAATTTTACTAAGAGAAAGCAAAATGAATTAGAAGAATTTAGAAAATATGCATCAGAAAAAGTAATCTTAAAAGTGTTAGAGGCAGTGGATAACCTTGAAAGGGGAGTTGCGGCATCTGTTGAAACAAAAGATTTTGATGCATTGGTGAAAGGTGTAGAAATGACGCTGACTCAAATGCATGGAATCATGAATGCAGAAGGGGTGGAACCAATTGAAGCAGTAGGAAAAGAGTATGATCCTCACGTTCACCAGGCTGTAATGACTGAAAACTGTGAAACGATGGATAATGATCATATTACAATGGAACTGCAAAAAGGATATAAGATGAAGGGTAAAGTAATCAGACCTTCAATGGTAAAAGTTTGTAAAAAATAG
- the hrcA gene encoding heat-inducible transcriptional repressor HrcA, with the protein MITDREKLVLGAIIDYYLTSGGTIGSRTLVKKYNIEYSSATIRNVMADLEDLGYLSKTHTSSGRIPTDLGYKFYLSELLKIEKLSRQEMEKIHKIYEEKIGEFDGILKRTSNLLSKLTSYAGIVLEPSISRETIKKVELVHVNNYMAMAVIVMDDSTVRTRKIHFENPIDEVELKKICLKLNEKSSRGEVKTFEIENFVKEKGNPVLESISDKVYQDMEGEFFINGASTIFENKTVEEAKEALEIFNRRKGLDEIFKELISTREHKQGEVYVVFGDELNIKALKDFSFVYSFYKNGSSQGIIGVVGPKRMAYSKTVGLVEYVTKEVNNMINTALKKGENNE; encoded by the coding sequence ATGATTACAGATAGGGAAAAACTGGTGTTAGGAGCAATAATCGATTATTACCTGACTTCAGGTGGGACGATAGGCTCCAGGACATTAGTGAAAAAATACAATATAGAGTATTCATCGGCAACCATTAGAAATGTAATGGCTGATCTGGAAGATTTGGGTTATCTGTCCAAGACCCACACGTCATCAGGAAGGATACCTACAGATCTAGGGTATAAATTTTATCTTTCAGAACTGCTCAAGATAGAAAAACTATCCAGGCAAGAGATGGAAAAAATACATAAAATATATGAGGAGAAAATCGGGGAATTTGACGGTATATTGAAAAGAACTTCTAATCTCCTGTCCAAATTAACATCTTATGCAGGGATAGTATTAGAGCCCAGTATAAGTCGTGAGACAATAAAGAAGGTTGAATTAGTTCATGTAAATAACTATATGGCTATGGCTGTAATAGTTATGGATGACTCTACAGTAAGAACCAGAAAGATACATTTTGAAAACCCGATAGATGAGGTAGAATTAAAAAAAATATGCTTAAAATTAAATGAAAAATCATCCAGAGGTGAAGTTAAGACCTTTGAAATAGAAAATTTTGTAAAGGAAAAAGGAAACCCGGTACTAGAATCTATATCGGATAAAGTATATCAGGATATGGAGGGGGAGTTTTTTATAAATGGTGCTTCTACTATATTTGAAAACAAAACAGTGGAGGAAGCCAAGGAAGCCCTGGAAATTTTTAACAGACGCAAGGGGCTGGATGAGATATTTAAAGAGTTGATCAGCACAAGGGAACATAAACAGGGAGAAGTGTATGTGGTATTCGGGGATGAACTGAATATAAAGGCACTAAAAGATTTCAGTTTTGTATATTCCTTCTATAAGAACGGTAGTTCCCAGGGGATTATAGGAGTAGTAGGTCCTAAAAGGATGGCTTACTCTAAAACTGTAGGCCTGGTAGAATATGTGACTAAAGAAGTTAATAATATGATTAATACAGCACTAAAAAAAGGAGAAAATAATGAGTAA
- a CDS encoding fumarylacetoacetate hydrolase family protein, which produces MKFFTFEYQGLEEIGILTKDGKKIIPIDEVRLSQEFFDMNDFIETHEKSDIEKLDKLWKGEEKSDVYYDFDKILVLAPIPLPLHDIISIGLNYKAHIPETVVELNIKNEVPASPVIFSKRARHAGGAEAVIPLHEDITKKLDYEVELGVVIGKEISKIAKSEVKESIFGYTIMNDISARDLMVEHQQWTIGKGLDGAVVMGPCIVHKDYIDYPVKLNISAKINGELRQNSNTENFIFDIDTLISDISRGMTLEAGDIISTGTPAGVGMSFDPPKYLKDGDIIECEIEKIGVLKNTVKR; this is translated from the coding sequence ATGAAGTTTTTTACATTTGAATACCAGGGGTTAGAGGAGATAGGAATATTAACAAAGGATGGGAAGAAGATAATACCTATAGATGAGGTCCGGTTAAGTCAGGAATTTTTTGATATGAATGATTTTATAGAGACCCATGAAAAAAGTGATATAGAAAAATTAGATAAACTATGGAAGGGAGAGGAAAAATCAGATGTATACTATGATTTCGATAAAATTTTAGTATTAGCTCCCATTCCTCTGCCCCTCCATGACATTATATCTATAGGATTGAACTATAAGGCACATATACCAGAGACAGTAGTTGAGTTAAATATAAAAAATGAGGTGCCAGCCAGCCCTGTAATATTCAGTAAGAGAGCAAGACATGCAGGTGGTGCAGAGGCTGTAATACCGCTGCATGAGGACATTACAAAAAAATTAGATTATGAGGTGGAATTAGGGGTAGTGATAGGAAAGGAAATATCAAAAATAGCAAAATCAGAGGTAAAAGAGAGTATCTTTGGATATACAATTATGAATGATATCTCTGCCAGGGATCTTATGGTTGAACATCAGCAGTGGACTATTGGTAAGGGCTTAGATGGAGCAGTAGTTATGGGACCGTGTATCGTCCACAAAGATTATATAGATTATCCGGTAAAATTGAATATATCCGCTAAGATAAATGGAGAGCTGAGGCAGAATTCTAATACGGAAAATTTTATATTTGACATAGATACCTTAATTTCAGACATATCAAGGGGGATGACTTTAGAAGCAGGAGATATAATTTCTACAGGAACACCGGCAGGGGTAGGGATGTCTTTTGATCCGCCAAAGTATTTGAAAGATGGAGATATCATAGAGTGTGAAATAGAGAAAATAGGAGTTCTGAAAAATACGGTAAAGAGATAA
- a CDS encoding AI-2E family transporter, which yields MENKNRVDTREAVNVFIRISFIGILFIWSFTIIKPLFMITLWGIIIAVSSFPLHKRFTKILKGRDKLSAILLVVIGLIFVISPVILFMDSTIESLGKITESLEAGTLTIPQVSEEIKGIPVLGEKIAKLWILFTGDFRNMIEKIAPQLQIYASKILGIISTLGIAIVQFILSIFIGGILLINAEVCSRGTGKIFKILIGEFVEGFHEIAAGTIRSVVQGVVGIAIIQAVFAGIGMLAVGVPGAGIWSILVMILAIIQLPPMVILVPVAVYVYSKQTITIAVLYIIWSIFVGILDNVLKPFILGRGVDIPMLVILLGSLGGMVTYGIIGLFVGPVILALGYKFMIALVERDDMKNRK from the coding sequence GTGGAGAATAAAAATCGTGTGGATACACGGGAAGCTGTAAATGTTTTTATACGGATAAGTTTTATAGGGATACTTTTTATATGGAGTTTTACAATAATAAAGCCACTTTTTATGATTACTCTATGGGGGATAATAATCGCGGTGTCGAGTTTTCCGCTTCATAAGAGATTCACAAAAATATTAAAGGGGAGAGATAAACTGTCGGCGATATTATTGGTGGTTATAGGTTTAATATTTGTAATTTCACCTGTGATATTATTCATGGATTCCACAATAGAAAGTTTGGGGAAGATAACAGAAAGTTTGGAAGCTGGAACACTGACAATACCCCAAGTAAGTGAAGAGATAAAAGGAATACCTGTATTGGGTGAAAAGATAGCTAAGCTGTGGATACTATTTACAGGAGATTTTAGAAATATGATAGAAAAAATAGCTCCCCAGCTTCAAATATATGCTTCTAAAATATTAGGAATAATTTCAACTTTAGGGATAGCGATAGTTCAGTTTATATTATCTATATTTATAGGAGGGATACTTCTTATAAATGCAGAGGTTTGCAGTAGGGGCACTGGTAAAATTTTTAAAATTTTGATAGGAGAATTTGTAGAAGGTTTCCATGAGATAGCAGCAGGAACTATAAGAAGTGTTGTTCAGGGAGTTGTGGGAATAGCAATAATTCAGGCTGTTTTTGCAGGGATTGGGATGTTGGCAGTGGGAGTGCCAGGTGCAGGAATATGGAGTATATTGGTTATGATCTTGGCAATAATTCAGCTGCCACCAATGGTAATATTAGTTCCGGTAGCTGTCTATGTATATTCTAAACAAACAATAACCATAGCTGTACTATATATAATATGGAGTATATTTGTAGGAATTTTAGATAATGTATTGAAACCATTTATTCTGGGGAGGGGTGTGGATATTCCCATGCTTGTGATCCTCCTGGGATCTTTAGGAGGGATGGTTACTTATGGCATAATCGGACTTTTTGTGGGACCTGTAATTTTAGCTTTGGGATATAAATTTATGATAGCATTGGTAGAAAGAGATGATATGAAAAATAGAAAATAG
- the ppdK gene encoding pyruvate, phosphate dikinase, whose product MEKVCRFANEKAQSEAELKNLLGGKGADLAEMAKREVIDMGKIYRFGNGKADGGAELKNLLGGKGANLAEMAKIGVPVPPGFTLTTEMCNFYTEFGEEALKDSIWNEIKDGISEVEDILGKKFGDSKNPLLFSVRSGARQSMPGMMDTVLNLGLNDEIVEGLAAITNNPRFAWDSYRRFIQMYGDVVLGMTPESKEDLNPFENIIDNYKKELKIKTDLDFDVQNLRILVDRFKNIISERMGIEFPQDPYEQLWLAILAVFRSWMNDRAISYRAIEGIPSNWGTAVNIQSMVYGNTGSDSATGVAFTRNAATGENYFNGEFLINAQGEDVVAGVRTPWQITKKESIEWAIRNNISMEERERSQPSLEELMPEVYKELYKIQTILEDHYKDMQDMEFTVENRKLWLLQTRTGKRTGMAMIKIAMDLYNENMINSEEVIKRIKLSKIDELLHPVFDTEKINVDVLTRGLPAAPGAAVGQVVFFADEVEKYEKAILVRLETSPEDINGMNLAQGFLTVRGGMTSHAAVVARGMGKCCIAGAGEIVIDYKKRIFRVKDKVFKEGDFLSLDGSTGMVYEGKLITKAPKLDENFHQILEIADKLARMEVRANADTPKDAKKAIEFGAKGIGLCRTEHMFFEDDKIKAMREMILAPDTGGREKALAKMLPLQRDDFIGIFEVMKEKPVTIRLLDPPLHEFLPHTVEKQEELAHEIHVPAGKIREAVEHLKESNPMLGHRGCRLGITYPEITVMQTRAIIEAALEVHSKGIDVYPEIMVPLVGKVEEYRLQKQLILDTITKVFEEKKNSVRYKIGTMIEVPRAALTADKIALETEFFSFGTNDLTQMTFGYSRDDTGTFLPTYLKQQVLEVDPFKVIDTEGVGQLMDIASTKGRSVNKDLEIGICGEHGGEPHSIKFVNSLGFDYVSCSPYRVPVARLAAAKAEIDKEN is encoded by the coding sequence ATGGAGAAGGTTTGTAGGTTCGCTAATGAGAAAGCCCAGAGTGAAGCAGAGCTTAAAAATTTATTGGGAGGAAAGGGGGCAGATCTAGCTGAGATGGCTAAGAGGGAGGTAATTGATATGGGCAAGATTTATCGGTTCGGTAATGGGAAAGCCGATGGTGGAGCAGAGCTTAAAAATTTATTGGGAGGAAAGGGGGCTAACCTAGCTGAGATGGCCAAAATTGGTGTTCCAGTACCTCCTGGATTTACACTGACTACCGAAATGTGTAATTTTTACACTGAATTTGGAGAAGAAGCATTGAAAGATTCCATTTGGAATGAAATAAAAGATGGAATTTCCGAGGTTGAAGATATCTTGGGGAAAAAATTCGGGGATTCTAAAAATCCATTATTATTTTCAGTCCGATCCGGAGCCAGACAGTCTATGCCTGGGATGATGGATACAGTTTTAAATCTGGGGCTGAACGATGAAATAGTGGAAGGATTAGCTGCTATCACTAATAATCCAAGGTTTGCCTGGGACTCCTATAGAAGATTTATTCAAATGTATGGAGATGTGGTTCTTGGGATGACACCTGAATCCAAAGAGGATCTTAACCCCTTTGAAAATATAATTGATAACTATAAAAAGGAGCTAAAGATAAAAACTGATCTAGACTTTGATGTGCAAAATCTAAGAATATTGGTAGATCGATTTAAAAATATTATATCTGAAAGGATGGGGATCGAGTTCCCGCAAGACCCCTATGAACAGTTATGGCTGGCTATATTGGCCGTCTTCAGGAGCTGGATGAATGACAGAGCCATTTCATACAGAGCTATCGAGGGGATTCCATCTAATTGGGGAACCGCAGTAAATATACAGTCTATGGTCTATGGAAATACAGGCTCTGACTCTGCCACCGGGGTAGCCTTTACAAGAAATGCCGCTACCGGTGAAAATTATTTTAATGGAGAATTTTTGATAAATGCCCAGGGGGAAGATGTGGTGGCTGGAGTCAGGACTCCATGGCAGATAACTAAAAAAGAATCTATTGAATGGGCAATAAGAAATAACATCTCCATGGAAGAAAGGGAAAGGTCTCAGCCTTCTCTGGAAGAACTCATGCCTGAAGTATATAAAGAGCTGTATAAAATTCAGACAATATTGGAAGATCATTATAAGGATATGCAGGATATGGAGTTCACAGTGGAAAATAGAAAACTTTGGCTCCTCCAGACTAGAACTGGAAAGAGGACTGGTATGGCCATGATAAAGATAGCCATGGATCTCTATAATGAGAATATGATAAATTCAGAGGAAGTCATCAAGAGGATAAAACTCAGTAAGATCGATGAACTCCTGCATCCGGTATTTGATACCGAAAAAATAAATGTAGATGTCCTTACTCGTGGACTGCCTGCTGCACCAGGAGCTGCTGTAGGCCAGGTTGTATTCTTTGCTGATGAGGTGGAAAAATATGAAAAAGCCATCTTGGTCAGACTCGAAACTTCCCCCGAAGATATAAATGGTATGAATTTAGCTCAAGGATTTCTAACTGTTCGCGGCGGAATGACCTCCCATGCAGCCGTGGTAGCTCGTGGAATGGGAAAATGCTGCATTGCCGGAGCCGGAGAAATAGTAATAGACTATAAAAAAAGAATATTTAGAGTAAAGGATAAGGTATTCAAAGAGGGAGATTTTCTGTCTCTCGACGGTAGTACCGGGATGGTTTATGAAGGTAAACTTATCACCAAAGCTCCTAAATTAGATGAGAATTTTCATCAAATTTTAGAGATTGCAGACAAACTAGCCAGGATGGAGGTCAGGGCAAATGCCGATACCCCAAAAGATGCTAAAAAAGCAATTGAATTTGGAGCTAAAGGGATAGGTCTCTGCAGAACAGAGCATATGTTCTTTGAAGATGACAAAATCAAGGCCATGAGGGAGATGATCTTAGCTCCTGACACAGGCGGACGGGAAAAAGCTCTGGCTAAGATGCTCCCCCTCCAAAGGGACGATTTTATAGGCATCTTTGAAGTTATGAAAGAAAAACCTGTAACCATCAGGTTACTGGACCCGCCCCTCCATGAATTTCTACCGCATACTGTGGAAAAACAGGAGGAGTTAGCTCATGAAATTCATGTTCCAGCTGGTAAAATTAGAGAAGCTGTGGAACATCTAAAGGAATCCAATCCAATGTTAGGACACCGTGGGTGCCGTCTGGGAATTACCTATCCTGAGATCACTGTTATGCAGACTCGGGCTATTATAGAGGCTGCACTGGAGGTTCATTCTAAAGGAATAGATGTCTATCCCGAGATAATGGTTCCCCTGGTTGGAAAAGTAGAGGAATACAGATTGCAAAAACAACTGATCTTAGATACTATTACAAAGGTCTTTGAAGAGAAAAAAAATAGTGTCAGATATAAGATAGGGACTATGATTGAAGTTCCTCGGGCTGCTCTTACAGCAGATAAGATTGCTCTGGAAACAGAATTTTTCTCCTTTGGTACAAATGACCTCACACAGATGACCTTTGGATATTCTAGAGATGATACAGGAACATTTTTACCTACCTATCTGAAGCAGCAAGTATTGGAGGTTGACCCATTCAAAGTAATAGATACTGAAGGTGTGGGACAACTCATGGATATTGCCAGCACCAAGGGGCGAAGTGTCAATAAAGATTTAGAGATTGGAATATGCGGAGAACACGGAGGAGAGCCCCACTCTATCAAATTTGTAAATAGCCTGGGTTTTGACTATGTCAGCTGTTCCCCATACAGGGTTCCTGTAGCAAGATTGGCTGCTGCCAAGGCAGAGATAGATAAAGAAAATTAG
- a CDS encoding YeiH family protein, translated as MKKDMISGLTACVIIGMLAKLASVILPLVGSTSLAIIIGIIAGNTLAKDKKYIPGVKFAEKTILPGAIMLLGATLHLSAITSLGIKGIFFILLEISLVIGINLVIGRSLGFSKNFSLLMGAGNAVCGSSAIAATAPVLGAKEDEIGIPVAVINLIGTIFMFILPAVAFNILGYTPMESGGLIGGGLQSVGQVVAGGNFLGEETGKFSILFKMIRISMLGGVVLIFSLMNNKNLNNINPKKNKLPVPPFIIGFILLSILATLGFLNNQMRNILGFLSNNLLLVAMAGIGMRVKFKELLSEGPKALLFGIIAMFSQIALLIILIKLILK; from the coding sequence ATGAAAAAAGATATGATTAGCGGATTAACAGCCTGTGTAATTATAGGTATGCTGGCTAAGCTTGCATCTGTAATTCTTCCCCTGGTAGGAAGTACAAGTTTGGCTATAATAATAGGGATTATTGCAGGGAATACCCTGGCTAAAGATAAAAAATACATTCCTGGGGTGAAGTTTGCAGAAAAAACTATACTGCCTGGAGCAATTATGCTTTTAGGAGCTACCCTTCACCTCAGTGCTATAACAAGTTTGGGTATAAAAGGAATATTTTTTATTCTTTTAGAAATTTCTTTAGTTATCGGAATAAACTTAGTTATTGGAAGATCTTTGGGGTTCAGTAAAAATTTTTCCCTCTTGATGGGAGCTGGAAATGCTGTCTGCGGTTCTTCTGCTATTGCTGCCACAGCGCCTGTCTTAGGTGCAAAAGAAGATGAAATTGGAATTCCTGTAGCTGTAATCAATCTCATTGGAACTATATTTATGTTTATATTACCTGCAGTTGCATTTAATATCCTGGGGTATACTCCTATGGAAAGTGGCGGACTTATCGGAGGAGGCCTTCAATCAGTAGGCCAGGTTGTTGCTGGAGGCAATTTTTTAGGAGAAGAAACAGGTAAGTTTTCCATTTTATTTAAAATGATCAGAATCAGCATGTTAGGAGGAGTAGTTTTGATCTTCTCCCTTATGAACAATAAAAATTTAAACAATATCAATCCTAAAAAAAATAAATTACCTGTTCCACCATTTATAATCGGATTCATTCTCCTCAGTATCTTAGCTACCCTGGGGTTTCTTAACAATCAAATGAGGAATATTTTAGGATTCCTCAGCAATAACCTGTTATTAGTTGCCATGGCAGGAATAGGAATGAGGGTGAAATTTAAGGAATTACTCAGTGAAGGACCCAAAGCTTTATTGTTTGGAATAATAGCTATGTTCTCCCAAATTGCCCTATTGATAATTTTGATAAAATTAATATTAAAATAG
- a CDS encoding PTS sugar transporter subunit IIA, translated as MKLSSYLNPKCIYLNLEGDTKEDIIGQMIDNTAKYDKTFNESVDLIRKSVFTREAEVSTAMGSGIAIPHARVDGYDDILISIGIMKEPIECDMADMRNKDLVKIFFLITAETLKNKVILKIMSSITKIAVKDKLLLEKIKNAKSPDEVYDLLSHINVKIENKITAEDVMDPTIKPVSPYDTLDDIARRLITEEKPGFPVVDDNGYFLGEMTERELISFGMPDYTSVMDDLNFFTIGEPFEEYLKNEKTARIEDIYRKKTPVVDRKTPIMEICLLMVNKGFTRIYVVENGKYYGTILRSHIIKKVLHI; from the coding sequence ATGAAATTATCAAGTTATCTAAATCCTAAGTGTATCTACTTAAATTTAGAGGGAGATACCAAGGAAGATATCATCGGTCAGATGATCGACAATACGGCTAAATACGACAAAACATTCAATGAATCTGTGGATCTAATAAGGAAATCAGTTTTTACCAGGGAAGCCGAGGTTTCTACAGCCATGGGGAGCGGAATTGCTATCCCTCATGCCAGGGTGGATGGATATGACGATATCCTGATATCTATCGGTATCATGAAGGAACCTATTGAATGCGATATGGCTGATATGAGAAATAAAGATCTGGTAAAAATATTCTTTCTGATCACTGCTGAAACTTTAAAGAATAAGGTTATCTTAAAGATCATGTCTTCTATCACTAAGATAGCTGTCAAAGATAAGCTCTTGTTGGAAAAAATAAAAAATGCCAAGAGTCCGGACGAAGTCTATGATCTTTTAAGTCATATCAATGTAAAGATCGAAAATAAGATCACAGCTGAAGATGTTATGGACCCCACAATAAAACCGGTGAGTCCGTACGATACCCTGGACGATATAGCCAGAAGGCTTATCACAGAGGAGAAACCTGGATTCCCAGTAGTGGATGATAATGGATATTTCCTGGGAGAGATGACCGAAAGAGAGCTCATCTCCTTCGGTATGCCCGACTACACCTCGGTAATGGACGACTTAAATTTCTTCACCATAGGTGAGCCCTTTGAGGAATATCTAAAAAATGAAAAAACAGCCAGAATTGAAGATATTTACAGAAAAAAAACACCAGTTGTAGACAGAAAAACTCCTATAATGGAAATATGCCTGCTCATGGTAAACAAAGGCTTTACCAGAATATATGTGGTTGAAAATGGTAAATATTACGGTACAATTTTGAGATCACATATAATCAAAAAAGTTTTACACATATAA